One part of the Rutidosis leptorrhynchoides isolate AG116_Rl617_1_P2 chromosome 1, CSIRO_AGI_Rlap_v1, whole genome shotgun sequence genome encodes these proteins:
- the LOC139843584 gene encoding uncharacterized protein — translation MVREQSIKSFYIKLCQSAKASASMPLLIFPSTSDVDSLCALKIISHVLESDSVRYCCYPVSSFKEIHKYAGPSLTSSNVDPVTILLINWGCHRDLRKILELGPVARVFVVDSHRPIHLHNLNNQNDSVVVLYTREDEEQADLSYNFDIMPLAVASSLDSDDEVEDDKSDSDSDSEDDDGDESGNRKKRRVSEDDETDPYKVFSKLKKEYYHMGTFHGKPSGCLMYELSHCMGKDTNDLLWLSCVALTDQFVHERLTNERYQAGVMELEQYINSSGRLNMVTSVTLKDGTKVCAPEASRIAYEDEPRLMLLQEWNLFDSMLCSSYMATKLKTWSDNGTKKLMLLLAQMGFALDESKQKFRYMSIEIKKKMKDMFEHFLPDYGLNDFYYRGFLLLHGYSSKVSAADVVYGITALLESSIESDGSCASKQFGEAYDALSLLNLEKLDMGMRHAIKIQRAILRQGSTAITRKGSLRSGGKFRWVKLEDSTDAKLLGYPQALTKFGYFLMDALKEKGARMKPLICVCYTQGRVKVLIVGVCGKPRLGAVQGNAFGIAFRKVAEEIGAEFFHELFESSWIVLDAAAVNDFMIKLTQKLS, via the coding sequence ATGGTTCGTGAACAGAGCATTAAATCattttatattaaattatgtcaATCTGCTAAAGCTTCAGCTTCTATGCCTTTACTTATATTTCCATCTACTTCAGATGTGGATTCATTATGTGCATTAAAAATTATATCTCATGTTCTAGAATCCGATTCCGTTCGATATTGTTGTTATCCAGTGTCTAGTTTTAAGGAAATTCATAAGTATGCTGGACCTAGTTTGACCTCTTCAAATGTTGATCCAGTTACTATACTTTTGATAAATTGGGGGTGTCATAGAGACCTTAGGAAGATTCTAGAATTAGGACCTGTTGCGCGCGTTTTTGTCGTTGACAGTCATCGACCGATACATTTGCATAATCTTAACAATCAGAATGATAGTGTCGTTGTTCTTTATACTCGGGAAGACGAAGAACAAGCTGATTTGTCTTACAATTTCGATATTATGCCTTTAGCAGTTGCGAGTAGTTTAGATAGTGACGATGAGGTAGAAGATGATAAGTctgatagtgatagtgatagtgaagatgatgatggtgatgaaagTGGGAATAGGAAAAAAAGGCGAGTTTCAGAGGATGATGAAACTGACCCATACAAGGTATTTAGTAAGCTTAAGAAAGAGTACTATCATATGGGTACTTTTCATGGTAAGCCATCGGGTTGTTTAATGTACGAGTTGTCGCATTGTATGGGGAAGGATACTAATGACTTGCTGTGGTTATCGTGTGTGGCTTTGACCGATCAGTTTGTTCACGAAAGGTTAACGAATGAAAGGTACCAAGCTGGTGTAATGGAACTTGAGCAGTATATTAATAGTTCAGGAAGGTTAAATATGGTTACTTCAGTAACTTTAAAAGATGGGACTAAAGTTTGTGCACCAGAAGCTTCAAGAATTGCTTATGAAGATGAACCTAGACTCATGCTATTACAAGAATGGAATCTGTTTGATTCAATGTTGTGTTCGTCTTACATGGCAACAAAGTTGAAGACTTGGAGTGACAACGGGACTAAAAAGCTAATGTTACTTCTGGCTCAAATGGGGTTTGCACTCGATGAAAGTAAGCAGAAGTTTCGTTACATGAGCATTGAAATTAAGAAGAAAATGAAAGATATGTTTGAGCATTTTCTACCAGATTATGGGCTGAATGACTTTTATTATCGAGGGTTCTTGTTGTTACATGGTTACAGTTCAAAAGTTTCAGCTGCAGATGTGGTTTATGGGATCACTGCACTATTAGAATCTTCAATTGAGTCAGATGGTTCATGTGCTTCAAAGCAGTTTGGGGAGGCTTACGATGCTTTATCTTTATTAAATCTTGAAAAGTTAGATATGGGAATGAGACATGCAATCAAGATCCAACGGGCCATTTTAAGACAAGGAAGCACAGCCATAACCAGAAAGGGTTCGTTAAGAAGTGGTGGCAAGTTCAGATGGGTCAAACTTGAAGACTCGACTGATGCAAAGTTACTGGGCTACCCACAAGCTTTAACAAAGTTTGGGTATTTTTTAATGGACGCTTTGAAGGAAAAAGGTGCTAGAATGAAGCCGTTGATATGTGTTTGCTACACTCAAGGGAGGGTTAAAGTCTTGATTGTTGGAGTTTGTGGTAAACCAAGGCTTGGTGCGGTTCAAGGAAATGCGTTTGGGATTGCGTTCAGAAAAGTAGCTGAGGAGATCGGGGCTGAGTTTTTTCATGAGCTTTTTGAGTCATCATGGATCGTTTTGGATGCTGCTGCTGTAAATGACTTCATGATCAAACTAACTCAGAAGCTATCATGA